A window of Brachybacterium fresconis contains these coding sequences:
- the secG gene encoding preprotein translocase subunit SecG, producing the protein MSLLKLILQILLAVFGLLAIMLVLLHKGRGGGLSDMFGGGVSSSASASGVAERNLNRLTVSICVLWGLTCVGLGVLERFL; encoded by the coding sequence CTGTCCCTGCTGAAGCTCATCCTTCAGATCCTGCTGGCCGTGTTCGGCCTCCTGGCCATCATGCTCGTGCTCCTGCACAAGGGACGTGGCGGCGGCCTGTCCGACATGTTCGGCGGCGGCGTGTCCTCCTCGGCCAGCGCCTCGGGCGTGGCCGAGCGCAACCTCAACCGGCTGACGGTGTCGATCTGCGTGCTGTGGGGGCTGACCTGCGTCGGGCTCGGCGTGCTGGAGCGCTTCCTCTGA
- the gap gene encoding type I glyceraldehyde-3-phosphate dehydrogenase: MTIKVGINGFGRIGRNYLRAALEQKADIQIVGVNDLTDNATLANLIKYDSIGGVLPYEVSHDEDSITVGETTFKAFAERDPKNIPWGTIGADVVIESTGIFTDAEKAKAHLEAGAKKVIISAPAKNEDATFVIGVNDGDYDPAKHDIVSNASCTTNSLAPVAKVLNDEIGIVKGLMTTIHAYTSDQVLQDGPHKDPRRARAAALNIIPTTTGAAKAVALVLPELKGKLDGYSLRVPVPTGSITDLTFEASREVTVEEVNAAIKKAADGPLKGVLRYTEDPIVSKDIEGDPHSAIFDAQLTKVNGNQVKIFSWYDNEWGFSNRLVELSQLVGKSL, from the coding sequence GTGACCATTAAGGTCGGAATCAACGGATTCGGTCGCATCGGGCGCAACTACCTGCGCGCAGCGCTCGAGCAGAAGGCTGACATCCAGATCGTCGGGGTCAACGACCTCACGGACAACGCCACGCTCGCGAATCTCATCAAGTACGACTCCATCGGTGGTGTGCTGCCCTACGAGGTCTCCCACGACGAGGACTCGATCACCGTCGGCGAGACCACCTTCAAGGCGTTCGCCGAGCGCGACCCCAAGAACATCCCGTGGGGCACGATCGGCGCCGACGTCGTCATCGAGTCCACCGGCATCTTCACGGATGCCGAGAAGGCCAAGGCCCACCTCGAGGCCGGTGCCAAGAAGGTCATCATCTCCGCTCCGGCGAAGAACGAGGACGCGACCTTCGTGATCGGCGTCAACGACGGCGACTACGACCCGGCGAAGCACGACATCGTCTCGAACGCCTCGTGCACCACCAACAGCCTCGCTCCCGTGGCCAAGGTGCTCAACGACGAGATCGGCATCGTCAAGGGCCTGATGACCACCATCCACGCCTACACCTCGGACCAGGTGTTGCAGGACGGTCCCCACAAGGATCCCCGCCGTGCCCGCGCCGCCGCCCTGAACATCATCCCGACCACCACCGGCGCGGCCAAGGCCGTGGCGCTGGTGCTGCCGGAGCTCAAGGGCAAGCTGGACGGCTACTCGCTGCGCGTGCCGGTCCCCACCGGCTCGATCACCGACCTCACCTTCGAGGCCTCCCGCGAGGTCACGGTCGAGGAGGTCAACGCCGCGATCAAGAAGGCCGCCGACGGACCGCTGAAGGGCGTTCTGCGCTACACCGAGGACCCGATCGTCTCCAAGGACATCGAGGGCGATCCGCACTCCGCGATCTTCGATGCGCAGCTGACCAAGGTCAACGGCAACCAGGTGAAGATCTTCTCCTGGTACGACAACGAGTGGGGCTTCTCCAACCGCCTCGTCGAGCTCTCGCAGCTCGTGGGCAAGTCCCTCTGA
- the rapZ gene encoding RNase adapter RapZ, with amino-acid sequence MQDDPSTAPPSDATGDIVIITGLAGAGRETAAHALEDMGWYVVYNIAPQLIITLYELRASAVGRENRFAVVVDPRSGPFFSELSDVVADLRRSDLRLRLLFLTADESTLVRRFDSVRRPHPLQGEEGVLEGIRREREMLAPYRRMADLVIDTSPLNVHQLTMKMRSVFGTSEEQRLTVTMLSFGFKYGIPLEADHVSDVRFIPNPYWVPELKPLRGTDREVSDFVLGDANAGEFVGKYLEMITPVLRGYSAENKHFTTLAIGCTGGKHRSVAVAENLGDQLRSAGYAVRIRHRDLGRE; translated from the coding sequence ATGCAGGACGATCCCTCGACGGCGCCCCCCTCCGATGCGACCGGGGACATCGTCATCATCACCGGGCTCGCCGGTGCAGGGCGGGAGACCGCCGCGCACGCCCTCGAGGACATGGGGTGGTATGTCGTCTACAACATCGCCCCCCAGCTGATCATCACCCTGTACGAGCTGCGCGCCAGCGCCGTCGGCCGCGAGAACCGCTTCGCGGTGGTGGTCGACCCCCGCTCCGGTCCGTTCTTCTCCGAGCTCTCCGACGTGGTCGCCGACCTGCGCCGCTCCGACCTCCGCCTGCGCCTGCTTTTCCTCACCGCCGACGAGTCCACGCTGGTGCGCCGCTTCGACTCCGTGCGCCGCCCGCATCCGCTGCAGGGCGAGGAGGGGGTGCTCGAGGGGATCCGTCGCGAGCGCGAGATGCTCGCGCCCTACCGGCGCATGGCCGATCTGGTCATCGACACCTCCCCGCTGAACGTGCACCAGCTGACGATGAAGATGCGCTCCGTCTTCGGCACCAGCGAGGAGCAGCGCCTGACGGTGACCATGCTGTCCTTCGGCTTCAAGTACGGGATCCCGCTGGAGGCCGACCACGTCAGCGACGTGCGCTTCATCCCCAATCCGTACTGGGTGCCCGAGCTCAAACCCCTGCGCGGGACCGACCGCGAGGTCTCAGACTTCGTCCTCGGCGACGCCAACGCGGGGGAGTTCGTCGGCAAGTACCTCGAGATGATCACCCCCGTGCTGCGCGGGTACAGCGCCGAGAACAAGCACTTCACGACCCTCGCGATCGGCTGCACCGGCGGCAAGCACCGCTCCGTCGCCGTGGCCGAGAACCTCGGGGACCAGCTGCGCTCGGCCGGGTACGCGGTCCGGATCCGCCATCGCGATCTGGGGCGCGAATGA
- a CDS encoding phosphoglycerate kinase, giving the protein MLKTIDALGELRGTRVLVRADLNVPLDGTTITDDGRIQAALPTLTRLVEAGARVVVISHLGRPKGAPEDKYSLQPVVGRLGELLGQEVAFATDTVGESARAAVDSLADGRVAVLENLRFHPGETAKDEGERLAFAKELAALGDAFVSDGFGVVHRKQASVYELATLLPAAAGDLVLSEVEALRKVTDEPQRPFVVVLGGAKIADKLGVIDALLGKADRLLIGGGMAYTFQKAKGYEVGDSLLDTSKLDVVREYMERAERNGVELVLPVDTVVAPEFSADAPATVVAADAMPADQEGMDIGPETARLFGEKIADAATVFWNGPMGVFEFESFAGGTKAVADVLASADGYTVVGGGDSAAAVRTLGFDESLFSHISTGGGASLELIEGKDLPGISILQEDTK; this is encoded by the coding sequence GTGCTGAAGACCATCGATGCGCTCGGAGAGCTGCGCGGCACCCGCGTGCTCGTCCGTGCCGATCTCAACGTCCCGCTGGACGGGACCACCATCACCGACGACGGCCGCATCCAGGCCGCCCTGCCCACCCTCACCCGCCTCGTCGAGGCCGGTGCCCGCGTCGTGGTGATCTCCCACCTCGGCCGCCCGAAGGGCGCCCCGGAGGACAAGTACTCCCTGCAGCCCGTCGTCGGCCGCCTCGGCGAGCTGCTGGGCCAGGAGGTCGCCTTCGCGACCGACACCGTCGGCGAGTCCGCGCGAGCGGCCGTCGACTCCCTCGCCGACGGCCGTGTCGCCGTGCTCGAGAACCTCCGCTTCCACCCCGGCGAGACCGCGAAGGACGAGGGCGAGCGGCTCGCCTTCGCGAAGGAGCTGGCCGCCCTCGGGGACGCCTTCGTCTCCGACGGCTTCGGCGTCGTCCACCGCAAGCAGGCCTCGGTCTACGAGCTGGCGACCCTGCTGCCGGCGGCCGCCGGCGACCTGGTGCTGAGCGAGGTGGAGGCCCTCCGGAAGGTCACCGACGAGCCGCAGCGACCCTTCGTGGTCGTCCTCGGCGGCGCGAAGATCGCCGACAAGCTCGGGGTCATCGACGCGCTGCTGGGCAAGGCCGACCGCCTCCTGATCGGCGGCGGCATGGCCTACACCTTCCAGAAGGCGAAGGGCTACGAGGTCGGCGACTCGCTGCTGGATACGAGCAAGCTCGACGTCGTGCGCGAGTACATGGAGCGGGCAGAGCGCAACGGGGTCGAGCTGGTGCTGCCGGTCGACACCGTCGTGGCCCCCGAGTTCTCGGCCGACGCGCCCGCCACCGTGGTCGCCGCCGACGCCATGCCGGCCGACCAGGAGGGCATGGACATCGGTCCGGAGACGGCGAGGCTGTTCGGCGAGAAGATCGCCGACGCCGCCACCGTCTTCTGGAACGGCCCCATGGGGGTCTTCGAGTTCGAGAGCTTCGCCGGCGGCACCAAGGCCGTCGCCGACGTCCTGGCCTCGGCCGACGGCTACACCGTGGTCGGCGGTGGCGACTCCGCCGCCGCGGTCCGCACCCTCGGATTCGACGAATCCCTCTTCTCGCACATCTCCACCGGCGGCGGCGCGAGCCTCGAACTCATCGAGGGCAAGGACCTGCCGGGCATCTCGATCCTTCAGGAGGACACCAAGTGA
- the uvrC gene encoding excinuclease ABC subunit UvrC, translating to MADPSTYRPATGSIPTKPGVYRFRDEHGRVIYVGKAKNLRQRLVNYFQDLAVLHERTRRMVTTAASVQWTVVGTEVEALTLEYTWIKEFDPRFNVKFRDDKSYPYLVITMGEAVPRVHITRRPRAKGDLIFGPYPQVGAIRETLDLMLRVFSIRSCTPGVYRRAERSGRPCLLGFIGKCAAPCVGDISIEDHRRLAEQFADFMAGNTATYTRRIERQMRDAAAAMDYETAAGLRDDLAALDKVMEKNSVVLSDATDADLVGLAQDELEASIQVFHVRGGRIRGQRGWTAEILDESTAPDLVERALTTLYAEGTAPKEVLVPVQPTNRDQVLELIGRPVDLRIPQRGEKKDLLATVTENATDALRLHRLKRTGDLTARTKALEDLGEALELAEPPLRIECFDISHSSGTNVVGSQVVFEDGLPKKSEYRRYSVTGSAARDDTASMHDVLTRRLKHHLDPPEKTEEESRRFAYPPSLILVDGGPPQVAAAQRVLDELGITDIALAGIAKRLEEIWLPGDEYPVILPRTSEALFLVQRLRDEAHRFAITYHRSKRGRAMQASALDGIPGLGPARRRALLDRFVTVSAIRDASQDQLQEVDGIGPALAAQLLAALRSEQATDSDAVRDDSTDEDSLDVAVDMATGEILDR from the coding sequence ATGGCTGATCCCTCCACCTATCGCCCCGCCACCGGCTCCATCCCGACGAAGCCGGGGGTGTACCGCTTCCGTGACGAGCACGGGCGCGTCATCTACGTCGGCAAGGCGAAGAACCTCCGCCAGCGCCTGGTCAACTACTTCCAGGACCTCGCGGTGCTGCACGAGCGCACCCGGCGCATGGTCACCACGGCGGCGAGCGTGCAGTGGACGGTGGTGGGCACCGAGGTCGAGGCCCTCACCCTCGAGTACACCTGGATCAAGGAGTTCGACCCGCGGTTCAACGTCAAGTTCCGCGACGACAAGTCCTACCCCTATCTCGTGATCACGATGGGGGAGGCGGTGCCTCGGGTGCACATCACCCGTCGGCCCCGTGCCAAGGGCGATCTGATCTTCGGGCCCTACCCGCAGGTGGGGGCGATCCGGGAGACCCTCGACCTGATGCTGCGGGTGTTCTCGATCCGGTCCTGCACCCCGGGTGTCTACCGTCGGGCCGAGCGCTCCGGTCGCCCCTGCCTGCTGGGTTTCATCGGCAAGTGCGCCGCGCCCTGCGTCGGCGACATCTCGATCGAGGACCACCGGCGCCTCGCCGAGCAGTTCGCGGACTTCATGGCCGGCAACACGGCCACCTACACCCGCCGCATCGAGCGGCAGATGCGCGATGCCGCCGCGGCGATGGACTACGAGACCGCCGCCGGGCTGCGCGACGACCTCGCGGCGCTGGACAAGGTCATGGAGAAGAACTCGGTGGTGCTCTCGGATGCCACCGACGCCGACCTCGTGGGCCTGGCCCAGGACGAGCTCGAGGCCTCCATCCAGGTCTTCCACGTGCGCGGCGGCCGGATCCGCGGCCAGCGTGGGTGGACCGCCGAGATCCTCGACGAATCCACCGCCCCCGATCTCGTCGAGCGGGCCCTGACCACCCTGTACGCCGAGGGCACCGCCCCCAAGGAGGTGCTGGTCCCCGTCCAGCCCACCAACCGCGATCAGGTGCTCGAGCTGATCGGCCGCCCCGTCGACCTGCGGATCCCGCAGCGCGGCGAGAAGAAGGACCTCCTGGCCACGGTCACCGAGAACGCGACCGACGCGCTGCGCCTGCACCGGCTGAAGCGCACCGGGGACCTCACGGCCCGCACCAAGGCGCTCGAGGACCTGGGGGAGGCGCTGGAGCTGGCCGAGCCCCCGCTGCGCATCGAGTGCTTCGACATCTCCCACTCCTCGGGCACCAATGTGGTCGGCTCCCAGGTGGTCTTCGAGGACGGGCTGCCCAAGAAGAGCGAGTACCGCCGCTACTCGGTGACCGGCTCCGCCGCGCGCGACGACACCGCCTCGATGCACGACGTGCTCACCCGGCGTCTGAAGCATCACCTGGACCCGCCCGAGAAGACCGAGGAGGAGTCGCGGCGCTTCGCCTATCCGCCCTCCCTGATCCTGGTCGACGGCGGACCTCCGCAGGTCGCCGCCGCCCAGCGCGTCCTCGACGAGCTCGGCATCACGGACATCGCCCTGGCCGGCATCGCCAAGCGGCTCGAGGAGATCTGGCTGCCCGGGGACGAGTACCCGGTGATCCTGCCGCGCACCAGCGAGGCCCTGTTCCTCGTCCAGCGCCTGCGTGATGAAGCCCACCGCTTCGCGATCACGTACCACCGCTCCAAGCGGGGTCGGGCCATGCAGGCCAGCGCCCTGGACGGCATCCCGGGCCTGGGCCCGGCCCGGCGCCGCGCTCTGCTGGACCGCTTCGTGACGGTCTCCGCGATCCGGGATGCGAGCCAGGACCAGCTCCAGGAGGTGGACGGGATCGGTCCCGCGTTGGCCGCGCAGTTGCTGGCCGCGCTACGATCCGAGCAGGCGACGGACTCCGACGCCGTGAGGGACGACAGCACGGACGAGGACTCTCTCGACGTCGCGGTGGACATGGCCACCGGCGAGATCCTCGACCGCTGA
- a CDS encoding gluconeogenesis factor YvcK family protein, giving the protein MNTIASRSGGHRLRTADRSASARRGRRGDPQRPLRVVALGGGHGLAANLRALRLLTDDITAVVTVADNGGSSGRIRTEMPVLPPGDLRMALAALCEDSDWGSIWGDVIQHRFATDGELDGHALGNLLIVSLWQILEDPIEGLDQMAELLGARGRVLPMALEPLDIEARVRGTDGTVRSISGQWQVATAEGRVEQVRLVPPRPRVPEAVLEAIGRADWIIVGPGSWYTSVLPHLMIPEIAEAIRTSPARRCITTNLTVGAQEAEGMTSLDMLDVLLERADGCRFDALVADPTTLDDALMLAQAAEARGIRALLRQVSVGDGRPHHDPVRLAAAYRDLFDDAYGDVEPTRGTTAPGTTYGTATAEDPSNEEDLHGADG; this is encoded by the coding sequence ATGAACACCATCGCCTCCCGCTCCGGCGGGCATCGTCTGCGCACCGCCGACCGCTCCGCCAGCGCCCGCCGCGGCCGGCGCGGCGATCCGCAGCGACCGCTGCGCGTGGTCGCGCTCGGCGGCGGCCACGGCCTGGCGGCGAACCTGCGCGCCCTGCGCCTGCTGACCGACGACATCACCGCAGTGGTCACCGTCGCCGACAACGGCGGTTCCTCCGGCCGGATCCGCACCGAGATGCCCGTGCTGCCCCCGGGCGATCTGCGGATGGCGCTGGCGGCGCTGTGCGAGGACTCCGACTGGGGATCCATCTGGGGCGATGTGATCCAGCACCGCTTCGCAACCGACGGGGAGCTGGACGGGCACGCCCTGGGCAATCTCCTGATCGTCTCGCTGTGGCAGATCCTCGAGGACCCCATCGAGGGCCTCGACCAGATGGCGGAGCTGCTCGGCGCGCGCGGGCGCGTGCTGCCCATGGCGCTGGAGCCGCTGGACATCGAGGCCCGCGTGCGCGGCACCGACGGCACGGTGCGCTCCATCAGCGGCCAGTGGCAGGTCGCCACCGCCGAGGGCCGCGTCGAGCAGGTGCGTCTGGTCCCGCCGCGGCCCCGGGTGCCCGAGGCGGTGCTGGAGGCCATCGGCCGTGCCGACTGGATCATCGTCGGTCCCGGCTCCTGGTACACCTCGGTGCTGCCGCACCTGATGATCCCCGAGATCGCCGAGGCGATCCGCACCAGCCCGGCCCGGCGCTGCATCACCACCAATCTGACGGTGGGGGCGCAGGAGGCCGAGGGGATGACCAGCCTGGACATGCTCGACGTGCTGCTGGAGCGGGCCGACGGCTGTCGTTTCGACGCCCTGGTCGCCGACCCCACGACCCTGGACGACGCCCTGATGCTGGCCCAGGCCGCGGAAGCCCGCGGGATCCGGGCGCTGCTGCGTCAGGTCAGCGTCGGCGACGGTCGCCCTCATCATGACCCGGTGCGGCTGGCCGCGGCCTATCGGGACCTGTTCGACGACGCCTACGGCGACGTCGAACCCACCCGTGGCACCACCGCCCCGGGCACGACCTACGGCACGGCGACGGCCGAAGACCCATCGAACGAGGAGGACCTGCATGGCGCTGACGGGTGA
- the pgl gene encoding 6-phosphogluconolactonase, giving the protein MITTLTDTTASSIDKKMIEMRETFGANTIGRVLTLIIIATGDIEEPLQAAISASHEHPARVLVVDADPEAETSGLDAEIRVGRDAGAGEIVILRTRGDLMASLDTLVMALLLPDAPIVTWWPESAPSSPVHDVLGSMSQRRITDSAACEGPLETLKRLRRGYTSGDSDLAWARLTRWRGLVASAFEVPPVTVPQRVEVSGAPGNPSVVLMAAWLSHSLGVDTEIVEDSSGPTGTAGVHGVRLIREDGVIDLTRVSDESIVMTLPGDDSGQHVTMPRRSLDELLAEELRRLDPDEVYGEVLATAFSAIDDSGTYASGKPDATDTVLADGAEVATAAAEAAAAQLATALDKRNLAHLVVTGGTVGTATAQALPAALAAADVDVSRLHIWWGDERYVDPDSSDRNEVAVRSGLLEPLQQAGMPPRNIHVMPSPADGMSLEEAAAWYGQQLDQSGGDEPFRTRGRAFFDVLMLGVGPDGHIASLFPEHPDQRQVGATAVAVTGSPKPPPERISLTWPVLNSARHVALLVAGEEKAAAVAAAHGPIEPWTVPASAVRGLHSTTWFLDRAAASQHGR; this is encoded by the coding sequence GTGATCACCACCCTGACCGACACCACCGCATCATCGATCGACAAGAAGATGATCGAGATGCGGGAGACCTTCGGCGCGAACACCATCGGCCGGGTCCTGACGCTCATCATCATCGCCACCGGCGACATCGAGGAGCCCCTCCAGGCCGCCATCAGCGCGAGCCACGAGCATCCCGCCCGGGTGCTGGTGGTCGACGCCGATCCGGAGGCCGAGACCTCGGGGCTCGACGCCGAGATCCGTGTCGGGCGCGACGCGGGTGCCGGCGAGATCGTCATTCTGCGGACCCGCGGGGACCTGATGGCCTCGCTGGACACCCTGGTCATGGCGCTGCTTCTGCCCGACGCCCCGATCGTCACCTGGTGGCCGGAGAGCGCCCCGTCCTCTCCCGTCCACGACGTGCTGGGCTCCATGTCGCAGCGGCGCATCACCGATTCCGCCGCGTGCGAGGGGCCGCTCGAGACGCTCAAGCGGCTGCGCCGCGGATACACCAGCGGCGACTCGGATCTGGCCTGGGCGCGGCTGACCCGCTGGCGCGGGCTGGTCGCCAGCGCCTTCGAGGTCCCGCCGGTGACCGTGCCGCAGCGGGTGGAGGTCTCCGGCGCGCCCGGGAACCCCTCGGTGGTCCTGATGGCCGCCTGGCTCTCGCACAGCCTCGGGGTCGACACCGAGATCGTCGAGGACTCCTCGGGCCCGACCGGCACGGCCGGGGTGCACGGGGTGCGGCTGATCCGGGAGGACGGCGTCATCGACCTCACCCGTGTCAGCGACGAGTCGATCGTGATGACGCTGCCCGGCGACGACAGCGGCCAGCACGTCACCATGCCGCGCCGGTCGCTCGACGAGCTGCTCGCCGAGGAGCTGCGCCGGCTGGATCCCGACGAGGTCTACGGCGAGGTCCTCGCCACGGCCTTCAGCGCGATCGACGACTCCGGCACCTACGCCAGCGGCAAGCCCGACGCCACCGACACGGTGCTCGCCGACGGGGCGGAGGTCGCCACCGCTGCCGCCGAGGCCGCCGCGGCCCAGCTGGCCACGGCTCTGGACAAGCGCAACCTCGCCCACCTCGTGGTCACCGGCGGCACGGTCGGCACGGCGACGGCCCAGGCGCTCCCGGCGGCTCTGGCCGCCGCGGACGTCGACGTCTCCCGTCTGCACATCTGGTGGGGCGACGAGCGCTACGTGGATCCGGACTCGAGCGACCGCAACGAGGTCGCCGTGCGGTCCGGGCTGCTGGAACCGCTGCAGCAGGCGGGGATGCCGCCGCGGAACATCCACGTGATGCCCTCCCCCGCCGACGGCATGTCCCTGGAGGAAGCCGCCGCCTGGTACGGCCAGCAGCTCGACCAGTCCGGCGGCGACGAGCCGTTCCGCACCCGCGGCCGGGCGTTCTTCGACGTGCTCATGCTGGGGGTGGGCCCGGACGGGCACATCGCCTCCCTGTTCCCCGAGCACCCGGACCAGCGACAGGTCGGGGCCACCGCCGTCGCGGTGACCGGCTCCCCGAAGCCTCCGCCCGAGCGCATCTCGCTGACCTGGCCGGTGCTGAACTCGGCTCGTCACGTGGCGCTGCTGGTCGCCGGCGAGGAGAAGGCCGCAGCGGTCGCCGCGGCGCACGGGCCCATCGAGCCCTGGACGGTCCCGGCCTCCGCCGTGCGGGGCCTGCACTCGACCACCTGGTTCCTCGACCGGGCGGCCGCCTCGCAGCACGGCCGCTGA
- the whiA gene encoding DNA-binding protein WhiA, translating into MALTGEAKEELSHLEVTRPSARKAEAAAMLRFAGGLHLVAGRVVVEAELDSAAVARRLHAIIGDMYGHRADLAVLAPAGIRRTTRYLVRVDREGGMLARQTGLLDARGRPVRGMPPFVVGGAAVDAEAAWRGAFLARGTLTEPGRSSALELSCPGPEVALAMVGAARRLGAASKAREARGADRVVLRDGDAISTLLSRMGARATVRTWEERRTKREVKATAHRLANFDDANLRRSARAAVAAGQRVQRALEILGDEVPEHLQSAGRLRLEHRQASLEELGRLADPPLTKDAVAGRIRRLLAMADKRAEDLGLPGTDEEVDERQLPTSPDPGT; encoded by the coding sequence ATGGCGCTGACGGGTGAGGCCAAGGAGGAGCTGAGCCACCTCGAGGTGACCCGGCCCTCGGCCCGCAAGGCGGAAGCGGCGGCGATGCTGCGCTTCGCCGGCGGGCTGCACCTGGTCGCCGGACGGGTCGTGGTCGAGGCGGAGCTCGACTCCGCGGCGGTCGCGCGGCGGCTGCACGCGATCATCGGGGACATGTACGGCCACCGTGCCGATCTCGCGGTGCTCGCCCCGGCCGGGATCCGCCGCACCACCCGCTATCTCGTGCGGGTGGACCGCGAGGGCGGGATGCTGGCACGCCAGACCGGACTGCTGGACGCCCGCGGGCGCCCCGTGCGCGGCATGCCGCCGTTCGTCGTCGGCGGGGCCGCGGTCGATGCGGAGGCCGCCTGGCGCGGCGCGTTCCTCGCCCGCGGCACCCTGACCGAACCGGGACGCTCCTCGGCGCTCGAGCTGTCCTGCCCGGGCCCGGAGGTCGCCCTGGCGATGGTCGGCGCCGCACGGCGCCTCGGGGCGGCCTCCAAGGCGCGCGAGGCCCGGGGCGCGGACCGGGTGGTGCTGCGTGACGGGGACGCCATCTCGACGCTGCTGTCCCGCATGGGTGCTCGGGCCACCGTGCGGACCTGGGAGGAACGCCGCACCAAGCGCGAGGTCAAGGCCACGGCCCACCGCCTGGCGAACTTCGACGACGCGAATCTGCGCCGCAGCGCCCGGGCGGCGGTGGCCGCGGGCCAGCGCGTCCAGCGGGCCCTGGAGATCCTCGGCGACGAGGTCCCCGAGCATCTGCAGTCCGCGGGGCGGCTCCGGCTGGAGCACCGCCAGGCCAGCCTCGAGGAGCTCGGGCGCCTCGCCGATCCGCCGCTGACCAAGGACGCCGTCGCCGGACGGATCCGTCGGCTGCTGGCGATGGCCGACAAACGGGCGGAGGATCTGGGACTGCCGGGGACCGATGAGGAGGTCGACGAGAGGCAGCTGCCGACGTCTCCGGATCCCGGGACGTGA
- the tpiA gene encoding triose-phosphate isomerase, translating to MSTRTPLMAGNWKMNLDWKQGLALVEELGDQLKGVSTDTVEVAVLPPFVDLRTVQMVVEADKLPITYGSQDVSAHESGAYTGEVSGSMLKALGATYTTVGHSERRQHHAETEEVTNAKVKASFAAGLVPILCVGEPLEERQAGKHVEYTLAQLTGGIEGLDAEQAKQIVIAYEPVWAIGTGEVATPDDAQEVCSAIRDALRGLYGNEVADAARVLYGGSVKSSNVVELMGKEDVDGALVGGASLKAEEFAKIAGFQG from the coding sequence GTGAGCACCCGTACCCCGCTGATGGCGGGCAACTGGAAGATGAATCTCGACTGGAAGCAGGGCCTGGCCCTGGTCGAGGAGCTGGGCGACCAGCTCAAGGGCGTCAGCACGGACACCGTGGAGGTCGCCGTGCTGCCCCCGTTCGTGGACCTCCGCACCGTGCAGATGGTGGTCGAGGCCGACAAGCTGCCGATCACCTACGGCTCCCAGGACGTCTCCGCGCACGAGTCCGGCGCCTACACCGGGGAGGTCTCCGGCTCCATGCTGAAGGCCCTCGGCGCGACCTACACGACGGTCGGGCACTCGGAGCGCCGTCAGCACCACGCCGAGACCGAAGAGGTCACCAACGCGAAGGTGAAGGCGTCCTTCGCCGCCGGGCTGGTCCCGATCCTGTGCGTCGGCGAGCCGCTCGAGGAGCGTCAGGCCGGCAAGCACGTCGAGTACACCCTGGCGCAGCTCACCGGCGGCATCGAGGGGCTGGACGCCGAGCAGGCGAAGCAGATCGTCATCGCCTACGAGCCGGTGTGGGCCATCGGCACCGGCGAGGTCGCCACCCCGGACGACGCCCAGGAGGTGTGCAGCGCCATCCGTGACGCCCTGCGCGGCCTGTACGGGAACGAGGTCGCCGACGCCGCGCGCGTCCTGTACGGCGGCAGCGTGAAGTCCTCCAACGTGGTCGAGCTGATGGGCAAGGAGGACGTCGACGGGGCCCTCGTCGGCGGCGCCTCGCTCAAGGCCGAGGAGTTCGCGAAGATCGCGGGCTTCCAGGGCTGA